A DNA window from Fragaria vesca subsp. vesca linkage group LG3, FraVesHawaii_1.0, whole genome shotgun sequence contains the following coding sequences:
- the LOC101308061 gene encoding probable glutathione S-transferase parC-like, translating into MAEEVVLLGFWSSMFAMRPRVALAEKGVEYEYREEDLPNKTSLLLEMNPIHKKVPVLIHNGKPVCESVNIVQYIDEAWKDKGPTLLPSDPYERAQARFWVDYIDKKLYEAGKSIWSTKGEEQEAAKKVFLEILKLLEGELGDKTYFGGVSFGFVDINLVTFYCWFYTYETIGNFSIEAECPKLIAWFEKCMLKESVSKTLPDPKKVYEFCLFLQKYYGVA; encoded by the exons ATGGCGGAGGAGGTTGTTCTTCTGGGCTTCTGGTCGAGCATGTTCGCCATGAGACCCAGAGTTGCTCTGGCGGAGAAGGGCGTGGAGTATGAGTACAGAGAGGAAGACTTGCCCAACAAAACCTCACTGCTTCTGGAGATGAACCCGATCCACAAGAAGGTCCCAGTTCTTATCCACAACGGCAAACCGGTCTGTGAGTCGGTCAACATCGTCCAGTATATCGACGAGGCTTGGAAGGACAAAGGTCCTACTTTGCTTCCCTCCGATCCTTACGAGAGAGCTCAGGCCAGGTTCTGGGTTGATTACATTGATAAAAAG TTATATGAAGCTGGGAAGAGTATATGGTCCACAAAGGGAGAAGAACAAGAAGCAGCCAAGAAGGTTTTTCTTGAAATCCTTAAGCTGCTGGAGGGAGAACTTGGGGACAAGACGTACTTTGGGGGAGTGAGCTTCGGGTTCGTAGACATCAATCTTGTCACATTTTACTGCTGGTTTTATACCTATGAGACCATCGGAAACTTCAGCATAGAGGCAGAGTGCCCCAAACTAATTGCATGGTTCGAAAAGTGTATGCTGAAGGAGAGTGTCTCCAAAACTCTTCCAGACCCAAAAAAGGTGTATGAATTTTGCCTTTTCTTGCAGAAGTATTATGGTGTGGCCTAG
- the LOC101307771 gene encoding probable glutathione S-transferase parC-like, translating to MAEEVVVLGLWSSMIAMRTRVALAEKGVEYEYREEDLRNKTSLLLEMNPIHKKIPVLIHNGKPVCESANIVQYIDEAWKDKGPALLPSDPYERAQARFWVDYIDKNLYEAGKNIWSTKGEEQEAAKKIFLEILKLLEGELGDKTYFGGESFGFVDINLVTFHCWFFTYETIGNFSIEAVCPTLIAWCKRCMQKERVSRILPDPRKVYDKCLFLQKYYGVP from the exons ATGGCGGAGGAGGTTGTTGTTCTGGGCTTGTGGTCGAGCATGATCGCTATGAGAACCAGAGTTGCTCTGGCCGAGAAAGGGGTGGAGTATGAGTACAGAGAGGAGGACTTGCGCAACAAAACCTCACTGCTTCTGGAGATGAACCCGATCCACAAGAAGATCCCGGTTCTTATCCACAACGGCAAACCGGTCTGTGAGTCAGCCAACATCGTCCAGTACATCGATGAGGCTTGGAAGGACAAAGGGCCTGCTTTGCTTCCCTCCGATCCTTACGAGAGAGCTCAGGCCAGGTTCTGGGTTGATTACATTGATAAAAAC CTATATGAAGCTGGGAAGAATATATGGTCCACAAAGGGAGAAGAACAAGAGGCAGCCAAGAAGATTTTTTTGGAAATCCTTAAGCTGCTGGAGGGAGAACTTGGGGACAAGACGTACTTTGGGGGAGAGAGCTTCGGGTTTGTAGACATCAATCTTGTCACATTTCACTGCTGGTTTTTTACCTATGAGACCATCGGAAACTTCAGCATAGAGGCAGTTTGCCCCACACTGATTGCATGGTGCAAAAGGTGTATGCAGAAGGAGAGAGTCTCCAGGATTCTTCCAGACCCAAGAAAGGTGTATGATAAGTGCCTTTTCTTACAGAAGTATTATGGTGTGCCCTAG